A genomic stretch from Hemibagrus wyckioides isolate EC202008001 linkage group LG02, SWU_Hwy_1.0, whole genome shotgun sequence includes:
- the tecpr1b gene encoding tectonin beta-propeller repeat-containing protein 1 encodes MPRSVFWAVDVYGKVYSLCTTRGRWQQCTENQLELKRVTAADMCCWAIGFDQQVYLNVIPSDVIIRHQEETYENQRWNPVDGYTDTLLPTDRWPWTDEFGMKPQPLHSFDLPSDNWEWEGDWYVDDESCGRESTSTGGWEYAVDFPTTFSKEKKWNSCVRRRRWLRYRRYKALGLWAKVPLDRGRPPPEPFTDISCGGWDMGDRPEKPISLWAVSQQGTVWFRSGIHQQNPEGTVWENIPIPDSTEVAQISAGPGDLLWAVLWDGQLLVRTGIHKNCPKGTSWVTVDPPSNTKAAHVAVGVSVVWAITKDKKVWFRRGVDSHSATGLSWISVAGDMTMISVGPSDQVWGIGSEDRRLYFRHGVTPTEVTGRAWVPVSAQVDNSHTTNKPSDVCFISAQIAAPTQGSVLGCEDNANSLKVTSDSVVPALLTAHSTPLPETDQDKGEEAGVPCQNSEVQCSQPKGSELPWSNVDLAEMKVPSASAAEKSVAVYPMELGETIKQEERPLWAWITAGQCEIDSNTNVSWLEMPDEGPLSASITPALSVSGAQGPMAERTQQENDNTMERSVCVKKVAMYWWRDWQPHQLEEVCVTLEQVRGGGAPHDDIIYLYYTHNQEKMYLYAVMREVTALVPVQWESMYALAIYTAERTRQRWPILLTTESQQDMESWLSLLNESCCESRDLQGPPTKQALWAVTTKGDIMVHEPSPCLEAPAQYLPCEQMFWRQVPGHLLSVESNSVGVVWGIGYDHTAWVYTIGHGENQAQDNKADQRTLTDIRNVYIYENQRWNPVTGYTNKGLPTDRYMWSDVLGLKECTKESTKPPSPEWKWVTDWVIDYSTPGGTDKEGWQYAADFPVTFHGYKTMKDFVRRRRWVRKCKITITGSWQKVPPIPLIDVTILPCLAQTSLEQVPVWAISEKGDVLCRLGVTAENPAGSSWLHVGTDQPFKSISIGGGHQVWAIARDGAVFYRGSVSAQNPAGECWYHIPSPNRQTLKQVSVGRTSVFAVDETGNLWYRQGLTPSYPQGSAWELICGNVCKVSIGPLDQIWIIADKVPGLPTERPGTICHRLGVRPMQPKGLSWDFGIGGGWEHLSVRGNSTEPQRIVPPSPQISRNQEQVNTSAAGY; translated from the exons ATGCCGCGCTCGGTGTTTTGGGCTGTAGATGTGTACGGGAAGGTGTACAGCCTGTGTACCACCAGGGGGCGCTGGCAGCAATGCACGGAGAATCAGCTGGAGCTGAAACGCGTAACTGCTGCGGATATGTGCTGCTGGGCCATCGGCTTTGACCAACAGGTTTACCTCAATGTGATCCCCAGTGACGTAATCATACGTCATCAGGAGGAAACGTATGAGAACCAG AGATGGAACCCAGTAGACGGATACACGGACACACTCCTGCCCACAGATCGCTGGCCGTGGACTGACGAGTTTGGCATGAAACCACAGCCACTGCACAGCTTTGACCTGCCGTCTGACAACTGGGAATGGGAAGGAGACTGGTACGTGGATGATGAAAGCTGCGGCAGAGAGTCCACATCTACCGGG GGCTGGGAATATGCTGTGGACTTCCCTACCACCTTCAGTAAAGAGAAGAAGTGGAACTCGTGTGTCCGGCGCAGACGATGGCTTCGTTACAGGAGATATAAAGCACTTGGGCTATGGGCCAAG gtgCCTTTAGACAGGGGCCGACCTCCTCCAGAGCCCTTCACTGATATTAGCTGTGGAGGCTGGGACATGGGAGACAGACCAGAGAAACCCATCTCCCTATGGGCCGTATCTCAGCAAGGAACG GTGTGGTTCCGTTCAGGCATTCATCAGCAGAATCCAGAAGGGACAGTCTGGGAAAACATCCCAATCCCTGACTCCACTGAAGTGGCTCAGATAAGCGCTGGTCCAGGAGACCTGCTGTGGGCCGTGCTGTGGGACGGACAGCTTCTCGTCAGGACAGGCATCCATAAGAACTGCCCAAAAG GTACATCATGGGTGACGGTGGATCCTCCAAGTAATACCAAAGCTGCCCATGTAGCAGTGGGGGTCAGTGTGGTCTGGGCAATCACCAAGGACAAGAAA GTATGGTTCAGAAGAGGCGTGGACTCCCACAGTGCCACTGGCCTCAGCTGGATCAGTGTTGCTGGGGACATGACGATGATCAGTGTGGGGCCCAGTGACCAG GTGTGGGGCATTGGCAGTGAGGACAGGAGACTTTATTTCCGCCATGGCGTGACCCCCACTGAGGTCACAGGACGGGCATGGGTTCCTGTGTCTGCCCAAGTGGATAACAGTCATACCACCAACAAGCCCAG CGATGTTTGCTTCATCAGTGCTCAAATTGCCGCACCTACCCAGGGTTCCGTGTTGGGCTGCGAAGACAATGCTAACAGTCTCAAAGTCACCAGTGACAGTGTTGTACCAGCCCTGTTGACAGCACACAGCACTCCTTTGCCTGAAACAGATCAAGATAAGGGAGAAGAGGCTGGTGTGCCTTGCCAGAATTCTGAGGTCCAATGCAGCCAACCAAAAGGCAGCGAGCTGCCATGGAGTAATGTGGATCTGGCGGAGATGAAAGTTCCCTCAGCCAGTGCGGCAGAGAAATCTGTGGCTGTGTACCCTATGGAGCTGGGAGAAACCATAAAGCAGGAGGAACGGCCACTATGGGCATGGATCACTGCAGGACAATGTGAGATAGATTCCAACACGAACGTCAGCTGGCTGGAGATGCCAG ATGAAGGGCCTCTGTCTGCCTCCATCACTCCTGCCCTTAGTGTCTCAGGTGCCCAGGGCCCGATGGCAGAGAGAACACAGCAAGAGAATGACAACACCATGGAGAGG tctgtctgtgtgaaaaAAGTGGCGATGTACTGGTGGAGGGATTGGCAGCCTCATCAgttggaggaagtgtgtgtgaccCTGGAGCAGGTCAGGGGTGGTGGAGCTCCCCATGATGACATCATCTACCTCTACTATACACACAACCAGGAAAAGATG TATCTGTATGCTGTGATGAGGGAAGTCACAGCTCTCGTTCCAGTACAATGGGAGTCGATGTACGCTCTGGCTATCTATACAGCTGAGAGGACAAGGCAGAGATGGCCTATTCTACTAACTACAGAGTCCCAGCAAGACATGGAGAGCTGG CTGTCTCTGTTGAATGAGTCTTGTTGTGAGTCCAGAGATCTCCAGGGCCCTCCAACCAAACAAGCCTTGTGGGCTGTTACCACCAAAGGGGATATCATGGTGCATGAGCCTTCACCCTGCTTAGAAGCTCCTGCCCAGTATTTACCCTGTGAACAGAT GTTCTGGCGTCAGGTCCCTGGCCACCTGCTTTCGGTGGAGTCTAACAGTGTGGGTGTGGTTTGGGGCATCGGCTATGATCACACCGCCTGGGTCTACACAATCGGCCATGGTGAAAACCAAGCACAGG ATAACAAAGCGGATCAGCGAACACTGACTGATATCAGGAACGTTTACATCTATGAGAACCAGCGCTGGAACCCTGTCACAGGATACACAAATAA GGGTCTGCCTACGGACCGCTACATGTGGAGTGATGTCCTTGGACTGAAGGAGTGTACCAAGGAAAGCACCAAACCCCCCTCCCCAGAGTGGAAATGG gtgACAGACTGGGTTATTGACTATAGCACTCCAGGAGGGACAGATAAAGAAGGCTGGCAATATGCTGCAGATTTCCCAGT GACATTTCATGGTTATAAGACCATGAAGGACTTTGTTAGAAGAAGGCGTTGGGTCAG aaaatgtaaaattactATAACTGGATCCTGGCAGAAAGTCCCACCCATCCCTCTTATTGATGTCACCATCCTGCCATGTCTGGCCCAGACCAGCTTAGAGCAGGTTCCCGTGTGGGCCATCAGTGAGAAAGGAGACGTCCTGTGCCGTCTGGGAGTCACTGCAGAGAACCCAGCT GGCAGCTCCTGGCTCCATGTGGGGACAGATCAGCCCTTTAAGTCCATATCCATTGGAGGAGGACACCAGGTGTGGGCAATCGCACGGGACGGAGCAGTCTTCTACCGTGGCTCAGTTTCAGCCCAAAACCCTGCAG GTGAATGCTGGTACCATATCCCCTCTCCTAACAGGCAGACTCTCAAACAGGTGTCTGTGGGCAGGACCTCTGTATTTGCTGTTGATGAAACCG GTAATCTATGGTATAGGCAGGGGCTGACCCCTAGTTATCCTCAAGGTTCTGCATGGGAGCTCATCTGTGGTAATGTGTGCAAAGTCTCAATTGGACCACTGGACCAG ATTTGGATAATCGCAGATAAGGTTCCAGGTCTTCCAACAGAGAGACCTGGCACTATATGCCACAGGCTGGGAGTGCGGCCCATGCAGCCTAAAGGCTTATCATGGGACTTTGGAATTGGC GGAGGTTGGGAACACCTGTCAGTCAGAGGAAACTCCACCGAGCCCCAGCGCATCGTCCCTCCCAGCCCTCAGATCAGCAGGAATCAGGAGCAGGTGAATACCAGTGCTGCAGGGTATTAG